Proteins encoded by one window of Streptomyces sp. NBC_01477:
- a CDS encoding BTAD domain-containing putative transcriptional regulator has protein sequence MPVALGGGRVRALVAALAVDAGRPVSAETLIAHVWAGDPPADAAGALQALVARLRRALGREAVTSEPGGYRLATARDAVDMYEFERLVDEGGAALTGGDPQKAAGVLAQALALWRGPALADLPDRAPVAARTDALHRTAQRLRIDAEIALGRASDVLPAVWEAVAAHPLDEAFRAQLIKALRAAGRTADALAAYEETRTVLAETLGADPGPELRALHADLLRPSVPAAPAPAAGNLRARLTSFVGREAELRDIRQDVAAARLVTLTGPGGSGKTRLAQEAAEAAAGGFPDGVWLAELAPLDDPAAIPHAVLTALGRRDAQVLTPGPLRAEQYAEDPVARLLDHCGRRRLLLVLDNCEHVIVGAAVLTAELLAACPGVTVLATSREPLGVPGEVVRPVEPLPPRNAYRLFAERAATVRPGAAPYGDDGPDAAAVREICRRLDGLPLAIELAAARLRALSPRQIADRLDDRFRLLTSGSRTVLPRQQTLRAVVDWSWDLLTEPERTTLCALSVFAGGCTLAAAEAVCGPDALETVAQLVDKSLVVADLMAAPGAAPDGPDGHRARYRLLETIHEYAAERAAEQPGELARAARRHTAHYRDLARTADPELRGADQMRWLEVLEAELDNVRAALHRAIGAGEEPDALALVLAMGWFWWLRNYRDEADSWLEQVVAMGGDLPEDPADPLYWPRIDARMLMFFVKSDHAAEDQLSSPESRAAATALAQAYSEGGPPAARFPGMLWPFTAFLLGGQQGIRLQTDAVVANCRAHGGDWELAVALMFRTHVAVDSPGGLEEAEESQDELQILTDRLADRWLRAQVHSARGEIALARGDHATARENLEAAHRLGRELGAYAEAAFLLARLGEVAYREGDDDTAERMLARADEEAERYSVWDARTYVRYLQATLLLRRGEVPRARQMCDLAAGRASDGTPPPMFHVLLAGLAARIALAEDDPRSALAKADDALRMALAADCTEQVVGAQFEVAAEALTALGDVMGAVELLAVADAVRGPAPRSVPEQEAVDAVTAQAASALSAAELAAARERGGGLARERAAALVALLASGSADPDPGRGPGDGKGRTGHTYGPAGGSDGPTGRGHGRTGGDRA, from the coding sequence ATGCCCGTGGCCCTGGGCGGCGGACGCGTGCGGGCACTCGTGGCCGCGTTGGCCGTCGACGCGGGACGACCCGTGTCCGCCGAGACACTGATCGCGCACGTATGGGCGGGCGACCCGCCCGCCGACGCGGCAGGCGCACTGCAAGCCCTGGTCGCCCGCCTGCGCAGGGCCCTGGGCCGGGAGGCCGTCACATCGGAGCCGGGAGGCTACCGCCTGGCAACGGCCCGCGACGCCGTGGACATGTACGAGTTCGAGCGCCTGGTCGACGAGGGCGGCGCGGCGCTGACCGGGGGCGACCCGCAGAAGGCGGCTGGGGTGCTGGCGCAGGCCCTGGCGCTGTGGCGCGGCCCGGCGCTGGCGGACCTGCCGGACCGGGCGCCGGTCGCCGCCCGCACGGACGCGCTGCACCGCACGGCGCAACGGCTGCGGATCGACGCGGAAATCGCGCTCGGCAGGGCGTCCGACGTACTGCCCGCCGTGTGGGAGGCGGTGGCGGCGCACCCGCTGGACGAGGCGTTCAGGGCCCAGCTGATCAAGGCGCTCCGCGCGGCGGGCCGGACCGCGGACGCGCTGGCGGCGTACGAGGAGACCAGGACGGTGCTGGCGGAGACGCTGGGAGCCGACCCGGGACCCGAGTTGCGCGCGTTGCACGCGGACCTGCTGCGCCCGTCCGTGCCCGCCGCCCCGGCACCTGCGGCCGGGAATCTGCGGGCCCGGCTGACGAGCTTCGTGGGCCGGGAGGCGGAGCTGCGGGACATCCGCCAGGACGTCGCGGCGGCCCGCCTGGTGACGCTGACCGGGCCGGGCGGGTCGGGGAAGACCCGGCTGGCGCAGGAAGCCGCGGAGGCGGCCGCCGGCGGCTTCCCCGACGGTGTGTGGCTCGCGGAGCTGGCCCCGCTGGACGACCCGGCCGCGATCCCGCACGCGGTGCTCACCGCGCTGGGCCGCCGTGACGCGCAGGTGCTGACGCCGGGTCCGCTGCGGGCCGAGCAATATGCGGAGGATCCCGTGGCGCGGCTGCTCGACCACTGCGGGCGGCGGAGGCTGCTCCTGGTGCTCGACAACTGCGAGCACGTGATCGTCGGCGCGGCCGTGCTGACCGCCGAGCTGCTCGCCGCGTGCCCCGGCGTGACGGTGCTGGCCACCAGCAGGGAGCCGCTGGGGGTGCCGGGCGAGGTGGTGCGGCCGGTCGAGCCGCTGCCGCCGCGCAACGCGTACCGGCTGTTCGCCGAGCGGGCGGCCACGGTAAGGCCGGGGGCGGCGCCTTACGGGGACGACGGTCCCGACGCGGCGGCGGTGCGGGAGATCTGCCGGCGGCTCGACGGCCTGCCGCTGGCGATCGAACTTGCCGCGGCCCGGCTGCGCGCGTTGTCACCGCGGCAGATCGCGGACCGTCTCGACGACCGTTTCCGCCTGCTGACCAGCGGCAGCCGTACGGTGCTGCCGCGCCAGCAGACGCTGCGGGCGGTCGTCGACTGGAGCTGGGACCTGCTGACGGAGCCGGAGCGTACGACGCTGTGCGCGCTGAGCGTCTTCGCGGGCGGCTGCACCCTGGCCGCGGCGGAGGCGGTGTGCGGCCCCGACGCTCTGGAGACGGTCGCACAGCTGGTCGACAAGTCCCTGGTGGTCGCCGACCTGATGGCGGCCCCCGGGGCGGCACCGGACGGGCCGGACGGCCACCGGGCGCGGTATCGCCTGCTGGAGACGATCCACGAATACGCCGCGGAGCGCGCCGCCGAGCAGCCCGGCGAACTGGCCCGGGCCGCCCGCCGCCACACCGCCCATTACCGCGACCTGGCGCGTACCGCCGACCCCGAGCTGCGCGGCGCCGACCAGATGCGCTGGCTGGAGGTGCTGGAGGCGGAGCTGGACAACGTACGTGCGGCGCTGCACCGCGCGATCGGGGCGGGCGAGGAGCCGGATGCCCTGGCCCTTGTGCTGGCGATGGGCTGGTTCTGGTGGCTGCGCAATTACCGCGACGAGGCGGACAGCTGGCTGGAGCAGGTCGTCGCGATGGGCGGCGACCTGCCCGAGGACCCGGCGGACCCGTTGTACTGGCCGCGGATCGACGCCCGGATGCTGATGTTCTTCGTCAAGAGCGACCACGCGGCGGAGGACCAGCTCTCATCGCCCGAGTCACGGGCGGCGGCGACGGCACTGGCGCAGGCGTACAGCGAGGGCGGGCCGCCGGCGGCGCGTTTTCCCGGGATGCTCTGGCCGTTCACCGCGTTCCTCCTCGGCGGGCAGCAGGGAATCCGCCTGCAAACGGACGCGGTCGTCGCCAATTGCCGCGCCCACGGCGGTGACTGGGAGCTGGCGGTGGCGCTGATGTTCCGTACCCATGTGGCGGTGGACTCGCCGGGCGGGCTGGAGGAAGCCGAGGAGAGCCAGGACGAGCTGCAGATACTCACCGACCGGCTCGCCGACCGCTGGCTCCGCGCGCAGGTGCACAGCGCGCGCGGCGAGATCGCGCTGGCCCGCGGCGACCACGCGACCGCGCGCGAGAACCTGGAGGCGGCGCACCGGCTCGGGCGGGAACTGGGGGCGTACGCCGAGGCTGCCTTCCTGCTGGCGCGGCTCGGCGAGGTCGCGTACCGGGAGGGCGACGACGACACCGCAGAACGGATGCTGGCCCGCGCCGACGAGGAGGCGGAGCGCTACTCCGTGTGGGACGCCCGCACCTATGTCCGCTACCTCCAGGCCACGCTGCTGCTCCGGCGCGGTGAGGTGCCGCGGGCCCGGCAGATGTGCGACCTCGCGGCGGGGCGGGCTTCCGACGGCACCCCGCCGCCGATGTTCCATGTGCTGCTGGCGGGCCTGGCGGCGCGGATCGCGCTGGCCGAGGACGATCCGCGGTCGGCGCTGGCCAAGGCGGACGACGCGCTGCGGATGGCGCTGGCCGCGGACTGCACGGAGCAGGTTGTCGGCGCGCAGTTCGAAGTGGCGGCCGAGGCGCTGACGGCGCTCGGCGACGTCATGGGCGCGGTGGAACTGCTCGCCGTCGCGGACGCCGTACGGGGACCGGCGCCGCGCAGCGTGCCCGAGCAGGAGGCGGTCGACGCGGTGACCGCCCAGGCGGCCTCGGCACTGTCCGCGGCGGAACTGGCGGCGGCCCGCGAGCGTGGCGGGGGCCTGGCCAGGGAACGGGCCGCGGCACTGGTCGCGCTGCTGGCGAGCGGCAGCGCCGACCCCGACCCCGGCCGCGGCCCTGGCGACGGCAAGGGCCGCACCGGCCACACGTACGGGCCGGCCGGCGGCAGCGACGGACCTACCGGCCGCGGCCACGGACGCACCGGCGGCGACCGGGCATAG
- a CDS encoding ATP-binding SpoIIE family protein phosphatase, with translation MNLTRWSARLPGTQRRGAVPAARGKTADTVAAVGGAKSGGSTPADPPAPAPEAGTGSAGTSPHAQDQQLSSIGGAPADLEGVLSRLPALIAVTYGRAHRVGFVNDAYAEVFGRRTVGAPAREALPELDELGLLPLMDQVHRSGRPRTVKARKVSRADTSALTRQGYFTFTCTPVHPDDPDPERRGVLVFAADVTDQVQSAERLRESERRLHETAVTLQRSLLPQRLEQPDDLRLAATYQPGGTDAAVGGDWYDVITLGGGRTALVIGDVMGRGVRAAAVMGQLRTAVRAYARLDLPPHEVIQLLDGLASEIDATQIATCVYAVHDPSEGRLSYASAGHLPILIRNPDGTVLRTEEPTGPPLGTDGWVHASATVPFGPGCTAVLYTDGLIERRGEDIEEGVSTLMRALAGATGAPQVVCDRLMRALGITAQHDDDVAVLVLQYPDHTGHPDGEVFRNAALELLGGIEAAPRARAFASGVLASWRFPVELRDLGVLATSELVANSLKHGTPPMLLRLRRTDRRLVIEVTDGDEHLPQRRRAEPADEAGRGISIIATIASSWGSRRTPGGGKAVWCEFTLPT, from the coding sequence TTGAACCTCACGCGTTGGAGCGCCCGGCTCCCCGGAACACAGCGACGCGGTGCCGTCCCGGCGGCCCGCGGCAAGACCGCCGACACCGTCGCAGCGGTCGGCGGCGCAAAGAGCGGCGGCTCCACCCCCGCGGACCCGCCCGCGCCGGCCCCCGAAGCCGGGACAGGTTCCGCCGGCACCTCGCCGCACGCCCAGGACCAGCAGCTTTCCTCCATCGGCGGTGCACCCGCCGACCTTGAGGGCGTCCTCAGCCGGCTGCCCGCGTTGATCGCCGTCACCTATGGACGCGCCCATCGCGTCGGCTTCGTCAACGACGCCTATGCCGAGGTTTTCGGCCGCCGCACCGTCGGCGCGCCGGCCCGCGAAGCCCTGCCGGAACTCGACGAACTGGGCCTCCTGCCGCTCATGGACCAGGTCCACCGCAGCGGCCGTCCGCGTACCGTCAAAGCCCGCAAGGTCAGCAGGGCCGACACCTCCGCGCTCACCCGTCAGGGCTACTTCACGTTCACCTGTACGCCTGTCCATCCCGACGACCCCGACCCCGAACGCCGCGGCGTCCTGGTCTTCGCCGCCGACGTCACCGACCAGGTCCAGTCCGCGGAAAGGCTCAGGGAGAGCGAGCGCCGCCTCCACGAGACCGCCGTCACCCTCCAGCGCAGCCTGCTGCCGCAGCGACTGGAGCAGCCCGACGACCTCCGGCTCGCCGCGACCTACCAGCCCGGCGGCACCGACGCGGCGGTGGGCGGCGACTGGTACGACGTCATCACCCTCGGCGGCGGTCGCACCGCCCTGGTCATCGGCGACGTCATGGGCCGCGGAGTGCGCGCCGCCGCCGTCATGGGCCAGCTCCGTACGGCCGTACGCGCTTACGCCCGGCTCGACCTGCCCCCGCACGAGGTCATCCAGCTGCTCGACGGGCTCGCCTCGGAGATCGACGCCACCCAGATCGCCACCTGCGTCTACGCCGTCCACGACCCCAGCGAGGGCCGGCTCTCCTACGCCAGCGCCGGCCACCTGCCGATCCTCATCCGCAACCCCGACGGCACCGTGCTGCGCACCGAGGAGCCCACCGGGCCGCCGCTGGGCACCGACGGCTGGGTCCACGCCTCGGCCACCGTCCCCTTCGGCCCCGGCTGCACCGCCGTGCTCTACACCGACGGCCTCATCGAGCGCCGCGGCGAGGACATCGAGGAAGGCGTCTCCACTCTCATGCGGGCGCTGGCCGGCGCCACCGGCGCGCCCCAGGTCGTCTGCGACCGCCTGATGCGCGCGCTCGGCATCACCGCGCAGCACGACGACGACGTGGCCGTCCTGGTCCTGCAATACCCCGACCACACCGGCCACCCCGACGGCGAGGTCTTCCGCAACGCCGCGCTCGAACTCCTCGGCGGCATCGAGGCGGCCCCGCGCGCCCGCGCGTTCGCCTCCGGCGTCCTGGCGTCGTGGCGCTTCCCCGTCGAGCTGCGCGATCTCGGTGTGCTCGCGACGAGTGAGCTGGTCGCCAACTCGCTCAAGCACGGGACGCCGCCCATGCTGTTGCGCCTCCGGCGCACTGATCGGCGGCTCGTCATCGAGGTCACGGACGGTGACGAGCATCTGCCGCAGCGGCGGCGGGCGGAACCCGCCGACGAGGCGGGGCGCGGGATCTCGATCATCGCGACGATCGCGTCGTCCTGGGGTTCGCGTCGCACACCGGGCGGCGGCAAGGCCGTCTGGTGCGAATTCACCCTCCCGACCTAG
- a CDS encoding NAD(P)/FAD-dependent oxidoreductase: MTTESAAMARASTPRILVVGGGYVGMYTALQLQRKLRLKHGEAEIVVVEPQPYMTYQPFLPEAAAGSISPRHVVVPLRRVLDQCRIVVGEVRSVDHDKRVAAVVTPATEEEGGGATEIPYDQLIIAPGSVSRILPVPGLAGFGIGFKTVEEAIGLRNHVLEQLDIASSTRDADVREAALTFVFVGGGYAGVEALGELENMARYALRYYHNVRAEDMKWVLVEATGRILPEVGEELGRYAVRELRGRNVDIRLDTRLESCEHRIAVLSDGSRLPTRTVVWTAGVKPAPVLAATGLPLNERGRLLTDATLRIAGREGAWAAGDAAAVPDLTADREDALCAPNAQHAVRQAKVLAGNVVAHLRGEQLTEYRHKYVGSVASLGLHEGVALLYGRKFKGYPAWLVHRVYHLSRMPTANRKSKVLAEWILSGLFKREIVSLGSLEHPRAEFEQAAGSGGDAGRPRP, from the coding sequence ATGACGACGGAGTCGGCAGCCATGGCCAGGGCAAGCACACCGCGCATTCTTGTGGTCGGCGGTGGTTACGTCGGCATGTACACGGCATTGCAGTTGCAGCGAAAGCTGCGGTTGAAACACGGCGAGGCCGAGATCGTGGTGGTCGAGCCGCAGCCGTACATGACCTACCAGCCCTTTCTCCCCGAGGCCGCCGCCGGATCGATCTCGCCGCGGCATGTCGTCGTACCGCTGCGCCGGGTCCTCGACCAGTGCCGGATCGTCGTCGGCGAGGTCCGCTCGGTCGACCACGACAAGCGGGTCGCCGCCGTCGTCACACCGGCGACCGAGGAGGAGGGCGGCGGCGCCACCGAGATCCCGTACGACCAGCTGATCATCGCCCCCGGCTCCGTCTCCCGGATCCTGCCGGTGCCGGGCCTGGCCGGGTTCGGGATCGGCTTCAAGACCGTCGAGGAGGCGATCGGGCTGCGCAACCACGTGCTGGAACAGCTCGACATCGCCTCCTCCACCCGCGACGCCGACGTCCGCGAGGCCGCCCTGACCTTCGTCTTCGTCGGCGGCGGCTACGCCGGCGTCGAAGCGCTCGGCGAACTGGAGAACATGGCCCGCTACGCCCTGCGCTACTACCACAACGTCCGGGCCGAGGACATGAAGTGGGTGCTGGTCGAGGCCACCGGGCGGATCCTGCCCGAGGTCGGCGAGGAACTGGGCCGCTACGCCGTCCGCGAGCTGCGCGGGCGCAATGTCGACATCCGGCTCGACACCCGCCTCGAATCGTGCGAACACCGGATCGCCGTACTGTCCGACGGGTCCCGGCTGCCCACCAGGACCGTGGTGTGGACCGCCGGCGTCAAGCCCGCTCCCGTCCTGGCCGCGACCGGGCTGCCGCTGAACGAACGCGGCCGGCTGCTCACCGACGCCACCCTCCGGATCGCGGGCCGGGAGGGCGCGTGGGCGGCCGGCGACGCCGCGGCCGTGCCCGACCTCACCGCGGACCGCGAGGACGCCCTGTGCGCGCCCAACGCCCAGCACGCCGTACGCCAGGCCAAGGTGCTGGCCGGCAATGTCGTGGCACATCTCCGCGGCGAACAGCTCACCGAATACCGTCACAAGTACGTCGGCTCCGTCGCCTCGCTCGGCCTGCACGAAGGCGTCGCCCTGCTCTACGGGCGCAAGTTCAAGGGCTACCCCGCCTGGCTCGTGCACCGCGTCTACCACCTCAGCCGGATGCCGACCGCGAACCGCAAGTCCAAGGTGCTCGCGGAGTGGATCCTGTCCGGGCTCTTCAAGCGCGAGATCGTCTCCCTGGGCTCGCTCGAGCACCCGCGGGCCGAATTCGAACAGGCCGCGGGAAGCGGCGGTGACGCCGGCCGCCCGCGGCCGTGA
- a CDS encoding sigma-70 family RNA polymerase sigma factor, producing the protein MGDGLLPSPRPEPESARSDEELVDQVRAGRDGAYGEIYRRHAEAVRRYARTCCRDAHTAEDLTGEVFARTLQAIRGGSGPRSAVRAYLLTTVRRVAASWGSTARREQLVEDFAVFAVSAAGAGAEAATSAPAADVRAMAQAEQSLAIQAFRTLPERWQTVLWHTTVEEESPAAVAPLLGLTANATAVLAHRAREGLRQAYLQAHVSSTLTAQGECARYADRLGAHARGGLRMRADRELNRHLKECERCTAAALELADLNSALKGLLPVAYIGWFAAVYAAKATGVAVVAGGAAAAGAAGGAAAAAAGSGSGSAGAAGSAVAGEGLGAPVKVGIAAAVVVAAAAATAFALTGGHTAKPQKPQAKPPAAAPVATAPAPPPPSPPSSASPSPAKPRPRPVPKPPAPPPAHQSAPTTAPAPTAPPQSPEPAPTTPEPTPTATPTHTPTPNPTTTPPPPPVPTVYQVNSLGITGVGDPTRPTIQPPRSGRGWWWSRWGLKIGGTAYAHGISVRAPSAVTIDLNRACVSFDADAGVDDLTRILRTAVRFSVYGDGTRLWSSGVIRDGDPAVPVHVRLAGHKTVRLVVTAEAGRGQLGVTGLADWADAVISCA; encoded by the coding sequence ATGGGCGACGGCCTGCTGCCCTCGCCCCGCCCCGAGCCCGAATCCGCCCGGTCGGACGAGGAGTTGGTCGACCAGGTCAGGGCCGGCCGGGACGGCGCGTACGGGGAGATCTACCGGCGCCATGCCGAGGCCGTACGCCGCTACGCCCGTACCTGCTGCCGGGACGCGCACACTGCCGAGGATCTGACCGGCGAGGTCTTCGCCCGCACCTTGCAGGCGATCCGCGGCGGCAGCGGCCCGCGGTCCGCGGTCCGCGCCTATCTGCTGACCACGGTCCGCCGGGTCGCCGCGTCCTGGGGCAGCACCGCCCGCCGGGAGCAACTGGTCGAGGACTTCGCGGTCTTCGCCGTCAGCGCCGCGGGCGCAGGGGCTGAGGCCGCGACCAGCGCGCCCGCCGCCGACGTCCGGGCCATGGCGCAGGCCGAGCAGTCGCTGGCCATCCAGGCCTTCCGTACGCTGCCCGAGCGCTGGCAGACCGTGCTGTGGCACACGACGGTCGAGGAGGAGTCGCCCGCCGCCGTCGCCCCGCTGCTCGGCCTGACCGCCAACGCCACCGCCGTCCTGGCGCACCGCGCCAGGGAAGGCCTGCGGCAGGCGTATCTGCAGGCGCACGTCAGCTCCACACTCACCGCGCAGGGCGAGTGCGCCCGCTACGCCGACCGGCTCGGCGCGCACGCCCGAGGCGGCCTGCGGATGCGCGCGGACCGCGAGCTGAACCGGCACCTCAAGGAGTGCGAGCGCTGCACGGCCGCCGCGCTCGAACTGGCCGACCTCAATTCCGCGCTCAAGGGGCTGCTGCCGGTCGCGTACATCGGCTGGTTTGCCGCCGTCTACGCCGCCAAGGCCACGGGAGTCGCCGTGGTCGCGGGTGGCGCCGCCGCCGCGGGGGCCGCGGGAGGTGCCGCGGCTGCCGCGGCGGGTTCCGGCTCCGGGAGCGCGGGGGCCGCGGGCAGTGCTGTCGCGGGCGAGGGACTGGGCGCGCCCGTCAAGGTCGGCATCGCGGCGGCCGTGGTCGTCGCCGCCGCTGCGGCCACCGCTTTCGCACTCACCGGCGGCCATACCGCGAAACCGCAGAAGCCGCAGGCCAAGCCGCCTGCTGCCGCGCCGGTCGCCACCGCTCCCGCACCCCCGCCGCCCTCCCCGCCCTCATCCGCGTCCCCGTCCCCGGCGAAACCGCGGCCCAGGCCCGTCCCCAAACCCCCGGCGCCGCCGCCCGCCCACCAGTCGGCGCCGACAACGGCACCGGCACCTACCGCCCCGCCGCAGTCCCCCGAGCCCGCGCCGACGACGCCGGAGCCGACACCCACAGCGACGCCTACGCATACGCCGACGCCCAACCCGACGACGACGCCGCCCCCACCGCCCGTGCCGACCGTCTACCAGGTCAATTCGCTCGGCATCACCGGCGTCGGCGACCCGACGCGGCCCACCATCCAGCCGCCCCGCTCCGGGCGCGGCTGGTGGTGGAGCCGCTGGGGCCTGAAGATCGGCGGCACGGCGTACGCGCACGGCATCAGTGTGCGCGCGCCCTCGGCGGTGACCATCGACCTCAACCGGGCCTGCGTCTCCTTCGACGCCGACGCCGGAGTGGACGACCTGACCCGGATCCTGCGCACCGCCGTGCGCTTCTCCGTCTACGGCGACGGCACCCGCCTGTGGTCCTCGGGCGTGATCCGCGACGGCGACCCCGCCGTGCCGGTGCACGTGCGCCTGGCCGGCCACAAGACCGTACGGCTGGTCGTCACCGCAGAGGCCGGGCGGGGACAGCTCGGCGTCACGGGTCTGGCGGACTGGGCGGACGCGGTGATCAGCTGCGCGTAG
- a CDS encoding TetR/AcrR family transcriptional regulator codes for MHIQDTTWSAAAGSEGGTGRAAPLRVDAQRNLEHVLRAAREVFGELGYGAPMEDVARRARVGVGTVYRRFPSKDVLVRRIAEEETARLTEQARTALGQENEAWSALARFLRTSVASGAGRLLPPQVLRVQGAPGGPVTAGGEPHTEHAPHEDEKQQAAAEPARVPQQRARFGAEPGEGGQRPGPGDHAGRDDVTGSGAAGGRTDRIEDQEGIRTLLDVVGQLVERARAAGELRADVSVADVLLVIATAAPSLPDAAQQAAASARLLDILLEGLRSRPSERPAARE; via the coding sequence ATGCACATTCAGGACACGACGTGGTCGGCTGCCGCAGGTTCGGAGGGGGGCACGGGCAGGGCGGCGCCGCTCAGGGTGGACGCCCAGCGGAATCTGGAGCATGTGCTCCGGGCCGCACGCGAGGTCTTCGGCGAACTGGGCTACGGCGCGCCCATGGAGGACGTGGCTCGGCGGGCGCGGGTCGGCGTCGGCACCGTCTACCGCCGCTTCCCGAGCAAGGACGTGCTGGTCAGGCGGATCGCCGAGGAGGAGACCGCACGGCTGACGGAACAAGCGCGCACCGCGCTGGGCCAGGAGAATGAGGCCTGGTCCGCGCTGGCCCGCTTCCTGCGCACCTCCGTCGCCTCCGGCGCCGGGCGGCTGCTGCCGCCGCAGGTGCTGCGGGTGCAGGGCGCGCCGGGCGGCCCGGTCACGGCGGGCGGCGAACCGCACACGGAGCACGCACCGCACGAGGACGAGAAGCAGCAGGCGGCGGCCGAGCCGGCCCGGGTGCCGCAGCAGCGGGCCAGGTTCGGCGCGGAGCCCGGCGAGGGCGGCCAGCGCCCGGGTCCCGGCGACCACGCCGGGCGCGACGACGTCACCGGCAGCGGGGCCGCCGGCGGGCGTACGGACAGGATCGAGGACCAGGAGGGCATACGCACGCTGCTCGACGTCGTCGGCCAGCTCGTGGAAAGAGCGCGGGCGGCGGGCGAGCTGCGCGCCGACGTCTCGGTCGCCGACGTGCTGCTGGTGATCGCCACCGCGGCGCCCTCGCTGCCGGACGCCGCACAACAGGCGGCGGCCTCGGCCAGGTTGCTCGACATCCTGCTGGAAGGGCTGCGCTCGCGCCCCTCGGAGCGCCCGGCCGCCCGCGAATGA
- a CDS encoding DsbA family oxidoreductase: MRRAVKVEIYSDIACPWCYVGKTRFERALAAFPKGSSVEVVYRPFQLDPSAPYEARPHREVLAAKYGPQAAAMDQRITALGAEEGIDFDFDTVLENNSLLAHRLLRFTLDEYGPAAQTRLKGRLMTAHFGEGMDIGDHEHLTDAAVTVGLDRDAVAAFLSSDELHDEVLDEIDEARQLGITAVPTFVFEGQWAVQGGQETSTFLRVLEQVAKDTAAAADSADAEAGACADGVCEVPATDGGAAGS, encoded by the coding sequence GTGAGAAGAGCCGTGAAGGTCGAGATCTACAGCGACATCGCCTGCCCGTGGTGCTACGTCGGAAAGACCCGTTTCGAGCGCGCGCTCGCGGCCTTCCCGAAGGGCTCCTCCGTCGAGGTCGTCTACCGGCCCTTCCAGCTCGACCCGTCCGCCCCCTACGAGGCGCGCCCGCACCGCGAGGTGCTGGCGGCGAAGTACGGGCCGCAGGCCGCGGCAATGGACCAGCGGATCACCGCGCTCGGGGCCGAGGAGGGCATCGACTTCGACTTCGACACGGTCCTGGAGAACAACTCGCTGCTCGCCCACCGCCTGCTGCGCTTCACCCTGGACGAATACGGCCCCGCCGCGCAGACCCGGCTCAAGGGCCGGCTGATGACCGCGCACTTCGGCGAGGGCATGGACATCGGCGATCACGAGCACCTGACCGACGCTGCCGTCACGGTCGGGCTCGACCGGGACGCGGTCGCGGCCTTCCTGAGCAGCGACGAGCTGCACGACGAAGTGCTGGACGAGATCGACGAGGCCCGGCAGCTCGGGATCACCGCGGTGCCGACCTTCGTCTTCGAGGGCCAGTGGGCGGTCCAGGGCGGCCAGGAGACCTCGACCTTCCTGCGCGTCCTCGAACAGGTCGCCAAGGACACCGCGGCCGCGGCGGACAGCGCCGACGCCGAGGCCGGCGCGTGCGCCGACGGTGTGTGCGAGGTGCCCGCGACGGACGGCGGGGCCGCGGGCAGCTGA